A genome region from Geobacter pickeringii includes the following:
- a CDS encoding HDOD domain-containing protein produces the protein MDRAISLIKGMTDLPTIPAVASRVLSLLDQPEVDIDEIADLLLTDQVMAARVLKLVNSPLYRPSQQIASLKGALIYLGLRHIREFILTCAFIQSFEGKDGVLGIKPFWEHSFGVGIVARLIAEKAGYRDTEKAYIGGIIHDIGEVFLSFYFRNEFQRLVDRMKERPYLLVDAEAEEFGTTHCEIGLCMAQEWNFPSEYREVIYCHHTPLDAIIDPRLVAIVNLADLFCTVRRLDYGGKEWVSFSLADEPAWQMVQGGGSKLGDFDVERFCYELDDQVEEIQELVQNIFKDK, from the coding sequence ATGGATCGGGCCATAAGCCTCATCAAGGGGATGACGGATCTTCCGACGATCCCCGCCGTGGCGAGCCGCGTCCTCTCCCTCCTCGACCAGCCCGAAGTCGATATCGACGAGATCGCCGACCTCCTCCTGACCGACCAGGTGATGGCGGCCCGCGTCCTCAAGCTCGTCAACTCCCCCCTCTATCGCCCCTCCCAGCAGATCGCCTCCCTGAAGGGGGCGCTCATCTACCTGGGACTGCGGCACATCCGGGAGTTCATCCTGACCTGCGCCTTCATCCAGAGTTTCGAGGGGAAGGACGGGGTCCTCGGCATCAAACCATTCTGGGAGCACTCCTTCGGCGTCGGCATCGTCGCCCGCCTCATTGCCGAGAAAGCGGGCTACCGCGACACGGAGAAGGCGTACATCGGGGGGATCATCCACGACATCGGCGAGGTCTTCCTGAGCTTCTACTTCCGGAACGAGTTTCAGCGGCTCGTCGACCGGATGAAGGAGCGCCCCTACCTCCTCGTGGACGCGGAGGCCGAGGAGTTCGGGACCACCCACTGCGAGATCGGCCTCTGCATGGCCCAGGAGTGGAACTTCCCCTCCGAGTACCGTGAGGTGATCTACTGCCACCACACCCCCCTCGACGCCATAATCGACCCGCGGCTCGTCGCCATCGTCAACCTCGCCGATCTCTTCTGCACGGTCCGGCGCCTCGACTACGGCGGAAAGGAGTGGGTCAGCTTCTCCCTGGCGGACGAGCCGGCATGGCAGATGGTCCAGGGGGGAGGCTCGAAACTGGGCGACTTCGACGTCGAGCGCTTCTGCTACGAACTGGACGACCAGGTGGAGGAGATCCAGGAACTGGTACAGAATATCTTCAAGGACAAGTGA
- the dksA gene encoding RNA polymerase-binding protein DksA, producing the protein MDREKLEYFRSILNEEMRSLLEDAGKTVSEMTVDSTNFPDPNDRATQESDRNFELRIRDRERKLINKIKDALERIDDGSFGTCEVCGEDISEARLKARPVTTLCIDCKMEQEQKEKRP; encoded by the coding sequence ATGGACAGGGAAAAGCTGGAGTACTTCAGATCGATCCTCAACGAAGAAATGCGCTCACTCTTGGAGGACGCCGGGAAGACCGTATCGGAGATGACGGTCGACTCCACCAACTTCCCCGACCCCAACGACCGGGCCACCCAGGAGTCGGATCGCAACTTCGAACTGCGCATTCGCGACCGGGAGCGCAAGCTCATCAACAAGATCAAGGATGCCCTCGAACGGATTGACGACGGCTCCTTCGGCACCTGCGAGGTCTGCGGCGAAGACATCAGCGAAGCCCGCCTCAAGGCCCGTCCCGTCACCACACTCTGCATCGACTGCAAGATGGAGCAGGAGCAAAAAGAAAAACGCCCCTGA
- a CDS encoding beta-ketoacyl-ACP synthase III, with protein sequence MYYSEIVATGGFVPERVVPNDFFNYLVADADEWIRSRTGIGERRFAAPDVSTSDLATEAARHALDMAGMPADELDCIIVATSTPDMILPSTACMVQKNIGASNAFAFDMNAVCSGFVYAVETADNFIRSGKYRRVMVIGADTYSKILDFDDKGSCPLFGDGAGALILGRTEEKKGILQSVVRSDGGGWELIQVPSSGSRKPVTAETIAARENTFKMAGKQVFIFATDVIPKIIADVTGKAGIEVGEIDYIIPHQANVRIIDFISKKTGLGKERFLLNLHRYGNTAAASVGLALDENLRNGTIKAGHQVLMMGFGGGLSWGGALIRF encoded by the coding sequence ATGTACTATTCGGAGATTGTGGCCACAGGCGGATTCGTCCCGGAACGGGTCGTTCCCAACGATTTTTTCAATTACCTCGTCGCGGATGCCGACGAATGGATCCGGTCGCGCACCGGCATCGGTGAGCGCCGCTTCGCCGCCCCTGATGTGTCGACCTCCGATCTCGCCACCGAGGCAGCGCGCCACGCCCTCGACATGGCAGGAATGCCGGCCGACGAGCTCGACTGCATCATCGTCGCCACGTCGACCCCGGACATGATCCTCCCCTCCACTGCCTGCATGGTCCAGAAGAACATCGGGGCCAGCAACGCCTTCGCCTTCGACATGAACGCCGTCTGCAGCGGGTTCGTCTACGCCGTGGAGACGGCGGACAACTTCATCCGCTCCGGCAAGTACCGGCGGGTCATGGTGATCGGCGCCGACACCTATTCCAAGATCCTCGACTTCGACGACAAGGGGAGTTGTCCCCTCTTCGGCGACGGCGCCGGCGCCCTCATCCTCGGCAGGACCGAGGAGAAGAAGGGGATCCTCCAGAGTGTGGTCCGGAGCGACGGCGGCGGCTGGGAACTGATCCAGGTCCCGTCGTCCGGTTCCCGCAAGCCGGTCACCGCCGAGACCATCGCGGCCCGGGAGAATACCTTCAAGATGGCTGGCAAGCAGGTCTTCATCTTCGCCACCGACGTCATCCCCAAGATCATCGCGGACGTTACCGGAAAAGCGGGGATCGAGGTGGGAGAGATCGACTACATCATCCCCCACCAGGCCAACGTCCGGATCATCGATTTCATCTCCAAGAAGACCGGCCTCGGCAAGGAGCGCTTCCTCCTGAACCTCCACCGCTACGGCAACACCGCTGCCGCCTCCGTGGGGCTCGCCCTCGACGAGAACCTGCGTAACGGCACCATCAAGGCGGGGCACCAGGTCCTGATGATGGGGTTTGGCGGCGGACTCTCCTGGGGGGGCGCCCTCATCCGGTTCTGA
- the radA gene encoding DNA repair protein RadA: MKTTTIYVCQGCGYHSPKWLGKCPDCGAWNSFTEEVRGREKGGRLAPAAGVKAVPLCEVAGETEERLSCGISEFDRVLGGGLVAGSLVLIGGDPGIGKSTILLQVMNHLAESAGPALYVSGEESARQTRLRAERLDIRAPKLLVLAETSLETILGQIAELSPRAVVIDSIQTMFTAGLESAPGSVSQVRECAGKLMVAAKRSGIPTFIVGHVTKDGALAGPRVLEHMVDTVLYFEGDQGHAFRILRAVKNRFGSTNEIGVFEMKEGGLREVANPSALFLSERPVGVSGSAVVTTIEGSRPLLVELQALVTPSSLGVPRRTTLGVDHNRLALLVAVLDKKVGLHLSGSDIFLNAAGGARLNEPAADLGMVTALASSHLDKVIDPQTVIIGEVGLAGEVRAITQPETRVREAAKLGFTRAVIPAGSLTQVSPLAGMEVIGVRSVEEALERLL; encoded by the coding sequence ATGAAAACTACGACTATTTACGTCTGCCAGGGATGCGGCTACCACTCTCCCAAGTGGCTCGGCAAGTGCCCCGACTGCGGCGCCTGGAACAGCTTCACCGAAGAGGTGAGGGGGCGGGAGAAGGGGGGACGTCTCGCCCCTGCCGCCGGAGTGAAGGCGGTACCGCTCTGCGAGGTGGCGGGGGAGACTGAGGAGCGGCTCTCCTGCGGCATCTCCGAATTCGACCGGGTCCTCGGCGGCGGGCTCGTGGCCGGCTCCCTGGTGTTGATCGGCGGCGATCCCGGCATCGGCAAGTCGACCATCCTCTTGCAAGTCATGAACCATCTCGCGGAAAGCGCAGGGCCGGCCCTCTACGTCTCGGGAGAGGAGTCGGCCCGTCAGACGCGGCTCCGCGCCGAACGGCTCGACATCAGGGCGCCGAAACTCCTTGTACTGGCCGAAACCTCACTGGAGACCATCCTCGGCCAGATTGCGGAACTCTCCCCCCGGGCCGTGGTCATCGACTCCATCCAGACGATGTTCACCGCCGGCCTCGAATCGGCCCCCGGCAGCGTCAGCCAGGTCCGGGAGTGCGCCGGCAAGCTGATGGTGGCGGCGAAGCGGAGCGGAATCCCCACCTTCATCGTCGGTCACGTGACCAAGGACGGGGCACTGGCGGGGCCGCGGGTCCTGGAGCACATGGTCGACACCGTCCTCTACTTCGAGGGGGACCAGGGGCACGCCTTCCGGATCCTGCGGGCGGTGAAGAACCGCTTCGGCTCCACCAACGAGATCGGCGTCTTCGAGATGAAGGAAGGGGGGCTCCGCGAGGTGGCGAATCCCTCGGCCCTTTTCCTCTCCGAGCGCCCCGTGGGGGTTTCCGGCTCCGCCGTCGTCACCACCATCGAGGGAAGCCGTCCTCTCCTCGTGGAGTTGCAGGCTCTCGTTACCCCCTCGTCCCTCGGCGTGCCGCGGCGCACCACCCTCGGCGTCGACCACAACCGCCTCGCGCTCCTGGTGGCGGTACTCGACAAGAAGGTAGGGCTCCACCTTTCCGGCAGCGACATCTTCCTCAACGCCGCCGGCGGCGCCCGGCTGAACGAGCCGGCGGCTGACCTCGGCATGGTGACCGCCCTGGCGTCGAGCCATCTCGACAAGGTCATCGACCCGCAGACGGTCATCATCGGCGAAGTGGGGCTCGCCGGTGAAGTCCGGGCCATCACCCAGCCGGAGACCAGGGTCCGCGAGGCGGCCAAGCTCGGCTTCACCCGCGCCGTCATCCCCGCAGGGAGCCTCACGCAGGTGTCCCCCCTCGCCGGGATGGAAGTGATCGGGGTGCGCTCGGTGGAGGAGGCGCTGGAACGGCTCCTCTGA
- a CDS encoding HEAT repeat domain-containing protein has product METNATRKRRERLVPLLKDSAEEVRLAAARALERLEGLGSFDEVVELLRKGDLGTKVRAIYALGRIGGDRVLPPLLYCASRPEEDIKSAAIEVLGELAPPRAFPLLADRLSEQNTAVKAKVIAALGGYPGAETVQLLLPFLTAGDGLLDAEAAQSLGRIGAPNLEERIAPLLDSPHPRTREAAATALGMLPLEG; this is encoded by the coding sequence ATGGAAACGAACGCAACCCGAAAACGCCGGGAACGGTTGGTGCCGCTCCTCAAAGACTCCGCGGAGGAGGTCCGCCTCGCCGCCGCCCGGGCCTTAGAGCGCCTGGAGGGTCTCGGGAGCTTCGACGAAGTGGTGGAGCTCCTCAGGAAAGGGGATCTGGGGACCAAGGTCAGGGCGATCTACGCCCTCGGCAGGATCGGCGGCGACCGGGTTCTCCCCCCCCTTCTCTACTGCGCGTCGCGTCCCGAAGAGGACATCAAGTCGGCCGCCATCGAGGTTCTTGGGGAGCTGGCGCCACCGCGGGCCTTTCCGCTCCTGGCGGACCGGCTCTCGGAGCAGAACACGGCCGTAAAGGCAAAGGTCATTGCCGCCCTCGGCGGCTACCCCGGAGCGGAGACCGTCCAACTCCTCCTCCCCTTCCTCACGGCGGGAGACGGCCTGCTCGACGCCGAAGCGGCCCAGTCCCTCGGGAGAATCGGCGCGCCGAACCTGGAGGAGCGGATCGCCCCCCTCCTCGACTCGCCCCACCCCCGGACCCGCGAAGCCGCCGCAACCGCCCTCGGGATGCTCCCCCTGGAGGGGTGA
- a CDS encoding class I SAM-dependent methyltransferase, which yields MEQHLATLHPVTDPVDTERALSLLLVAGALDDPGLRRRIRRLHERSAACAATPGGIWAPGGIITPEVRSTTALLIPQEEIGAAFRRLLRLAVSFECSLEGTPLHRAPSWPDCSERLDLPFRTASPARLLERLAADAGLRRTFLFSLFVPRRHGASFDRYPGQGAFLRRWLGKSGSPRRERLRCLDAACGAGEGSYGLASLLLDAGFPPHCFQILGASREPLEIFAAVHGFFPHDPPRQEVFRQIRDGLHAGGALTRIAFTAEELTAPERGERYDIILCNGILGGPFIHERSALERAVAGICRRLAAGGVVLAADRFHEGWKRSVPSERVGELFAAAGLRVEAAGEGIAGIRTG from the coding sequence ATGGAACAGCACCTCGCCACCCTGCATCCGGTCACGGACCCCGTCGATACGGAGCGCGCCCTCAGCCTCCTTCTCGTCGCGGGAGCGCTCGACGACCCCGGTCTCCGGCGGCGCATCCGCCGCCTCCACGAGCGGTCTGCCGCCTGCGCCGCCACCCCCGGGGGGATCTGGGCCCCCGGCGGGATAATCACCCCCGAGGTGCGATCGACGACGGCGCTCCTCATCCCCCAGGAAGAGATCGGCGCCGCCTTTCGCCGGCTCCTGCGGCTCGCGGTCAGCTTCGAATGCTCCCTGGAAGGGACCCCGCTTCACCGCGCCCCGAGCTGGCCCGACTGCAGCGAACGCCTCGACCTCCCGTTCCGGACGGCCAGCCCCGCCCGGCTTCTGGAGCGGCTTGCGGCCGACGCCGGGCTCCGCCGCACCTTTCTCTTCTCGCTCTTCGTCCCCCGCCGCCACGGCGCCAGTTTCGACCGCTATCCCGGACAAGGGGCCTTTCTCCGTCGCTGGCTCGGAAAATCGGGCTCACCACGGCGGGAACGGCTCCGCTGCCTCGATGCCGCCTGCGGCGCCGGGGAAGGAAGCTATGGCCTGGCCAGCCTCCTCCTCGATGCCGGATTTCCCCCCCACTGTTTTCAGATCCTCGGCGCAAGCCGCGAGCCGCTGGAGATCTTCGCCGCCGTCCACGGTTTTTTCCCCCACGATCCGCCACGGCAGGAGGTGTTTCGCCAGATCCGGGACGGGCTCCATGCCGGGGGTGCGCTGACGCGGATCGCCTTCACCGCCGAAGAGCTGACGGCACCGGAGAGGGGCGAGCGTTACGACATCATCCTCTGCAACGGGATTCTCGGCGGTCCGTTCATCCACGAACGCAGTGCCCTGGAACGGGCGGTGGCGGGGATTTGCCGCCGGCTTGCGGCGGGGGGAGTCGTCCTGGCGGCCGACCGCTTCCACGAGGGGTGGAAACGGTCGGTGCCGTCGGAGCGGGTCGGGGAGCTCTTTGCCGCGGCGGGACTGAGGGTGGAGGCCGCCGGCGAAGGGATTGCGGGGATCAGAACCGGATGA
- a CDS encoding HD-GYP domain-containing protein, which translates to MTNVTLSQAQRVVLLLSGAVKGVGLYPESHPAITHPLQELAGIFDALLADRHELRFGIIDGVLFFEQHLFFTPSAAVEELTELLVRKGVESATVIPGLQVEELRHFVTLLSRRQLQGAALAETLLRERIVHIALLLADRDRLRDDEEAEEDGLNPQATYRQALTVVGGIFREIEVGRIPNSDKLRAVVDQMAVLTIKDPATLLGLAMIKDYDNYTFYHSVNVGVLAMALGSALGFRGEELQELGMAGFLHDVGKTRVEKTILNKPGRLSSDEYEEMKLHSENGARIIGEMEGIGPRVAQAVLGHHIRFDRTGYPPWARALPFDRFCDIIAVADCYDAITTLRVYKSALNPKAAVELLRGLAGWHLDGALVEKFAEMMGRYPVGTLVRLDTNEIAVVWRPDPHGGEQPTVKIIMDAVGGMLEPPLVRDLAAGAAGGEIVAVVDPLLKLIDVSKYLE; encoded by the coding sequence ATGACTAACGTGACTCTCTCCCAGGCGCAGCGGGTGGTGCTGCTGCTTTCCGGCGCCGTTAAGGGGGTCGGGCTCTATCCGGAATCTCACCCCGCCATTACCCACCCCCTCCAGGAGCTTGCAGGGATCTTCGACGCTCTTCTGGCCGACCGGCACGAACTGCGCTTCGGAATTATCGACGGGGTCCTCTTCTTCGAGCAGCACCTTTTCTTCACCCCGAGCGCCGCAGTGGAGGAGCTGACGGAGCTCCTCGTGCGCAAGGGGGTGGAATCGGCCACCGTGATCCCCGGCCTGCAGGTCGAGGAGTTGCGGCACTTTGTGACGCTCCTCTCCCGGCGCCAGCTCCAGGGTGCCGCGTTGGCGGAAACGCTCCTGCGGGAGCGGATTGTCCATATTGCCCTCCTCCTGGCGGACCGTGACCGCCTCCGGGACGACGAGGAGGCGGAAGAGGACGGCCTCAATCCCCAGGCCACCTACCGGCAGGCCCTCACCGTGGTGGGAGGGATCTTCCGGGAGATCGAGGTCGGCCGGATTCCCAACAGCGACAAGCTTCGGGCCGTGGTCGACCAGATGGCGGTGCTGACCATCAAGGACCCCGCAACGCTGCTGGGGCTGGCCATGATCAAGGATTACGACAATTACACCTTCTACCACAGCGTCAACGTGGGGGTTCTTGCCATGGCGCTCGGGTCGGCGCTCGGTTTCCGGGGAGAGGAGCTGCAGGAGCTGGGGATGGCGGGGTTTCTCCATGACGTGGGGAAGACGCGGGTGGAAAAGACGATCCTCAACAAGCCGGGAAGGCTCTCCAGCGACGAATACGAGGAGATGAAGCTCCACTCGGAGAACGGCGCCCGGATCATCGGCGAGATGGAGGGGATCGGCCCCCGGGTGGCCCAGGCGGTGCTCGGCCACCACATCCGGTTCGACCGGACCGGCTATCCGCCGTGGGCACGGGCGCTCCCCTTTGACCGGTTCTGCGACATTATCGCCGTGGCCGACTGCTACGACGCCATCACGACGCTGCGGGTCTACAAATCCGCCCTCAACCCGAAGGCGGCCGTGGAGCTGCTCCGGGGGTTGGCCGGGTGGCATCTGGACGGCGCGCTCGTGGAGAAGTTCGCCGAGATGATGGGACGGTATCCGGTGGGGACCCTCGTCCGCCTCGACACCAACGAGATCGCCGTAGTATGGCGCCCTGACCCCCATGGGGGGGAACAGCCGACGGTCAAGATCATCATGGATGCGGTGGGGGGGATGCTGGAGCCACCGTTGGTGCGGGATCTGGCGGCAGGTGCGGCCGGAGGGGAGATCGTGGCGGTGGTCGATCCGCTTCTGAAGCTGATCGACGTCTCGAAATACCTGGAGTGA
- a CDS encoding HEAT repeat domain-containing protein, whose amino-acid sequence MEIGREGERMRDAAAPPRRYGAALAELHKAQKALGFYPDGHPRRAEAMDRACGVLRAAMGGRELVLVVGKAGFLATDGGAAVEQNPMTLSLARELFIRRIRRLTLLPDLSCTDLASFLTLLTLDHRTIPAIGGMEGAMAEKGIATIWANEIDLAAILRKRRAVEEHAGEVAADAPVAAGEPPPVAETVDAVEVAAEIPPSFGVLGVFDEPASPEPLPEGGEVEELLALLDLEYADDRYGELARLLGGACGRLKEQEEFERLLPILDGLLGQAWNRAKSLVKRSYALLAFEQAAAGPMVDYLSRLVEERGGDEREFLFAIFRQLGYQSVEPLIERLALAETLVARKNLAAALVAVGEEAVGLLAERLADERWYVVRNVASILGEIGAGECVGSLVMALGHPDGRVRREVVRSLAMIGGNEAERPLVTLLEDQDLSVRRQAIVSLGQMRSRAAVEPLCALVADRDPLLRSLPLKKDAVQSLGRIGDSRAVPVLVELLSGHRWFARHRWEELRLAAAVALGLLGDPQALSLLDRLATREGRLATACGEAVASIRRLTEDPHD is encoded by the coding sequence ATGGAGATCGGAAGGGAAGGGGAGAGGATGAGAGACGCTGCTGCTCCCCCGCGCCGCTATGGTGCCGCCCTGGCCGAGCTCCACAAGGCACAGAAGGCGCTGGGGTTCTATCCCGATGGTCACCCCCGGCGCGCCGAGGCCATGGACCGCGCCTGCGGCGTCCTTCGTGCTGCCATGGGAGGGAGGGAGCTGGTGCTCGTTGTCGGCAAGGCAGGTTTTCTCGCCACCGACGGTGGCGCTGCCGTCGAGCAGAACCCCATGACCCTCTCCCTCGCCCGCGAGCTCTTCATCCGGCGGATTCGCCGTCTCACCCTCCTCCCCGATCTTTCCTGCACCGATCTCGCCTCCTTTCTCACCCTGCTCACCCTCGATCACCGGACGATCCCCGCCATCGGCGGCATGGAAGGGGCGATGGCCGAGAAGGGAATTGCCACCATCTGGGCCAACGAGATCGACCTGGCGGCGATTCTCCGCAAGCGCCGGGCGGTGGAGGAGCACGCCGGCGAAGTGGCGGCCGACGCCCCGGTTGCGGCCGGAGAGCCGCCTCCCGTTGCGGAGACCGTCGATGCCGTGGAGGTCGCCGCGGAGATTCCCCCCTCCTTCGGGGTGCTTGGCGTCTTCGACGAGCCTGCGTCTCCCGAGCCGCTTCCCGAAGGGGGAGAGGTCGAGGAGCTTCTTGCCCTTCTCGATCTTGAGTATGCTGACGACCGCTACGGGGAGCTTGCCCGGTTGCTGGGGGGAGCGTGCGGCCGGCTCAAGGAGCAGGAGGAGTTCGAGCGGCTCCTGCCGATCCTCGACGGGCTCCTCGGGCAGGCATGGAACCGGGCCAAGAGCCTCGTCAAGCGGAGCTATGCCCTTCTTGCCTTTGAACAGGCCGCCGCGGGACCGATGGTCGACTACCTCTCCCGTTTGGTGGAGGAGCGGGGAGGGGACGAGCGGGAATTTCTGTTTGCCATCTTCCGGCAACTCGGCTACCAGTCGGTGGAGCCGCTGATCGAGCGGCTTGCCCTGGCAGAGACGCTGGTTGCGCGGAAGAACCTCGCGGCCGCCCTCGTGGCGGTGGGGGAGGAGGCGGTGGGGCTGCTGGCCGAAAGGCTCGCCGACGAACGGTGGTATGTGGTGCGCAACGTGGCGTCCATCCTGGGGGAGATCGGTGCCGGGGAGTGTGTCGGCTCCCTGGTGATGGCTCTCGGTCACCCTGACGGGCGCGTGCGGCGGGAGGTCGTCCGGAGCCTGGCCATGATCGGCGGGAACGAAGCGGAGCGTCCCCTCGTCACACTGCTCGAAGATCAAGACCTGTCCGTCAGGCGCCAAGCCATTGTCTCCCTCGGCCAGATGCGGAGCCGGGCTGCCGTCGAGCCCCTCTGCGCCCTGGTCGCCGACCGCGATCCGCTCCTCCGGTCGCTCCCCCTCAAGAAAGACGCCGTCCAGTCCCTCGGCAGGATCGGCGACAGCAGGGCGGTTCCCGTTCTCGTGGAGCTGCTTTCCGGCCATCGCTGGTTCGCCCGGCACCGCTGGGAAGAGTTGCGGCTTGCCGCTGCCGTTGCCCTCGGGCTTCTGGGCGATCCCCAGGCACTCTCCCTTCTCGACCGACTCGCCACCCGGGAGGGGCGCCTCGCCACGGCCTGCGGCGAAGCCGTCGCATCCATCCGGCGGCTGACAGAGGATCCCCATGACTAA
- a CDS encoding protein-glutamate methylesterase/protein-glutamine glutaminase, with product MLPNQSGKLRVLVVDDSSFMRMVIRSVLEKDPAIEVVGVAVDGVEGVEKALALRPDLITMDIEMPRLDGISALRQIMAKCPTRVLMVSTLTCEGARATFEALDAGALDYIPKNVTDSADAQRVFREELLRKVKGAAPSFLGRRFSSLVTPSAVPRVTPPPRPAPSRLPHQRVQYVGIGASTGGPVALQEVLGRLPANFPHGIMVAIHMPKAFTGPYAERLNSKCSLQIREANDGDILQPGVALVAPGGRHTALVRQGNSVVVRTLATTDCPQYIYVPSVDHMITSLADASNGAMLGVILTGMGADGFKGMKHLKEKGGATIAQDEATSTIYGMPRACVEGGVADSVLPLTQIGPEIARIAG from the coding sequence ATACTTCCCAACCAGAGCGGCAAACTGCGGGTCCTCGTGGTGGACGACTCGTCGTTCATGCGGATGGTGATCCGGAGCGTTCTCGAGAAGGACCCCGCCATCGAGGTGGTGGGGGTGGCGGTGGACGGCGTGGAAGGGGTGGAGAAGGCCCTGGCGCTGCGCCCCGACCTGATCACCATGGATATCGAGATGCCCCGGCTCGACGGCATCTCAGCCCTGAGGCAGATCATGGCCAAATGCCCGACGCGGGTCCTCATGGTCTCCACCCTGACCTGCGAGGGGGCCCGGGCAACCTTCGAGGCCCTCGATGCCGGGGCCCTCGACTATATCCCGAAGAACGTCACCGACAGCGCCGACGCCCAGCGCGTCTTCCGGGAGGAACTGCTCCGCAAGGTGAAGGGGGCCGCTCCATCCTTCCTCGGCCGGCGGTTCTCCTCACTGGTCACGCCGTCAGCCGTACCGCGGGTTACGCCACCACCCCGACCGGCTCCATCGCGGCTGCCGCACCAGAGAGTCCAGTACGTCGGGATCGGCGCCTCCACCGGCGGCCCCGTCGCCCTTCAGGAGGTCCTCGGCCGGCTCCCGGCCAATTTCCCCCACGGCATCATGGTAGCGATCCACATGCCGAAGGCGTTCACCGGACCCTACGCCGAACGGCTCAACAGCAAATGCTCCCTCCAGATCAGGGAGGCGAACGACGGCGACATCCTTCAGCCGGGGGTGGCGCTCGTGGCCCCCGGAGGACGCCATACCGCCCTCGTCCGCCAGGGGAACAGCGTGGTGGTGAGGACCCTCGCCACCACCGACTGCCCCCAGTACATCTACGTGCCGTCGGTGGACCACATGATCACCTCCCTGGCCGACGCCAGCAACGGCGCCATGCTCGGGGTGATCCTCACCGGCATGGGGGCCGACGGGTTCAAGGGGATGAAGCACCTGAAGGAAAAAGGGGGGGCGACCATCGCCCAGGACGAGGCGACCTCCACCATCTACGGGATGCCCCGGGCCTGCGTGGAGGGAGGGGTCGCCGACTCGGTTCTCCCCCTCACCCAGATCGGGCCGGAGATCGCGCGGATCGCCGGCTGA